Within the Methanomassiliicoccales archaeon genome, the region TGTACAAGTTCCAGGGAGAGGTCTTCGCGGAGAGCAACCCTCACGGTCCGGTACGTCGGAAGGAACTGGTCTGATCCGATGGACCTGATCATCGAAGGCAGGGCATTCTACCGGGGCAAGTTGCAGCAGGTCTGCATCGGCATCGATGAGGGCAGGATCGTCGAAATAAAGAAGGTCCTCGCCGGAGAGAACCGCATCGATTTCAAGGACCGGCTCATATTGCCTGGAGCTATCGACGTGCATGTACACCTGCGCGACCCGGGCATGACCCAGAAGGAGGATTTCGGCACCGGGACCCTGGCCGCCGCCTTCGGAGGTGTCACCACCGTCTTCGACATGCCGAACACGAGCCCGCCCACCCTGATGGCGGAGGACATAGTCAACAAGCGGGAGACCGTCTCTGCCAAGGCCTGGGTCGATTTCGGTCTGTTCGCCGGTGTCGACGCCCGCCACGACCCGACCAAGATGAACGCCCACGCGGTCGGCTACAAGATATTCATGGGATCGTCCACCGGAAGCCTCCTGATGACCAAGGACGAGGACATCGCCGGAGCGCTGGCCAAGATCTCGTCCACCGGAAAGGTGGTCAGCGTCCATGCAGAGGACGATGCCCACATCGTCCGTTCGCCAGAGAAGGAGCTCCGCGACCACAACCGGAACCGCCCGCCCCATGCCGAGGTCTCGGCCATATCCAGACTGGCCAAGCTTCACGGGAATTCCCGGATCAACGTCTGCCACGTCACCTCCCGTGAGGCGTTGGCAGCGCTCACAGGTACCGGTTTCACAAAGGAGGCCACGGTCCACCACATGCTGCTGGACGACTCCATGCCGTTAGGCGGCCGGGGCAAGGTCAACCCGCCCCTGCGCTCCAAGGACGACCGGATCGCGATACTGGATGCGTTCTGCAAGGGGCAGATCGATATGTTGGCCTCGGATCACGCGCCGCACGGACAGGATGAGAAGTCCGGTGATTTCGATGCCGCCCCGTCGGGGGTTCCAGGGGTCGAGACCTCGGTCCCCATCATGATGGCCATGGTGAAGCGCGGCCAGGTCCCCCTGGAAAGACTGATATCGGCCGCCTGCCAACGGCCGGCGGAGCTGTTCCGCCTGCCGAAGGGCATTATCGAGGTGGGTAGGGACGCCGACCTGATGGTGATCGATCCGAAGAGGACCACCGACATCAAGGCCAAGAACCTCCACAGCAAGTGCGGATGGACCCCGTACGAAGGGTTCGAAGCGATATTCCCCACCGCTGTGTTTTTAAGGGGGATGGAATTGGTGGAGAGCAACTCTCTGGTCGGAGAGCGTAAAGGAAGGGATGTGGTTGTCGCCGGAATTTCAGGTCGATCTTAGCGAGCTAGAGGGACGCAAGTTCACGTGCATTGACGGATGCGGGCTCTGCTGCCTGTGTCAGCCCGAGCTCCTGCCAAATGAAGAGAGACTGTTCCGTTCGAAGTTCCCCAACATGGTCGTGCTAAAGAACGAGCCGCACCGGCACTATGCCATGGCCATGAAGAAGGGCATGGGCTCGTGCGCCTTCCTCAACGACCGGAGATGCAAGGTGTACAACGACCGGCCGCACTTCTGCCGTGAGTTCCCGTTCCATATCCACGTCGGCATGAGGGCGCAGGTCCAGCTCGACCTGTCGTGCCGGGGTGCCTGGGTCACCGATGGGGAGGATGCGATGACCGCCGGCGCCAAGATCGCCGAGGATGCCAAGGAGGCCATCAACCATACCCTTTACGAGTCAAAGCGGGTCTACCGCGAGTTCTTCGACAACTGCCACGAGAGCGGGATCGACCCCGACCCGGAGCCGATGCAGGCATTGGTCCGGGAGAGGCTGGAGAAGATGACCTATCTCCCCTACCTGGCAACGGTCCTGGAAGGATCGGCGGAAGACGAACAGATCGATCTCAGGAAGCTGCGCGTGCCAGCCGAGCTGGACAAGAGCGCGATGAGGGAATTGGAATCCGCAGCCCTGGAAGGCGCGAACGATTCGCTCGGCGCCCCCAACGCCTTCGACGCGCCGGTCTACTGCGATGAGGCGAACCGTTGGAACGTCTTCCTCTCCGAGCACGGCCGGTTCGAACAGTACATCATCAAGGACAGCGGGGACCTGGAGCATGTACGTTCGGTCGATCCGAACGCGGTACGGTTGCTGGTCCCGGACGAATCGGGGAGAAAGGTCATGGCCGACTACCTCCGCATATTGAACAACCGGGACAGCATCATCGGTTCCACATACTATCTGGTGGACGAGTATGATTACGAGGATTACTTCCCCAACGTCTACCTCGGCGTCCTGTCCACCTCCATGCTTGACATGATATGGAGGGCGTCGCTGATCGCGCACGTCAAGGGCACCAAGCTCGATGGCGCCGGTGTCCGGGAAGGCATCATCTACTATGACATGGATAGATTGGATGGCCCCTCGATCGGTGCGTTCATATGAGCTGGCTTGCGTCCAGCAAGACAAGGCCACACGACAAACTACAAATAGTGATGGGGTTATCGGGAAAATCGGTGTTCGAGCATGCAAAAACCATTGAACGTCCTGAACCAGGCGATCAATAGCCAGGTCATCGTCGAGCTGAAGGGGAACCGCGAGTACCGCGGAGTCCTAGATGGCTACGACCCGCACATGAACCTTGTGCTCAAGAACGCTGAAGAGCTGATCAACCACGAGGTTGTAAGGAAGCTCGCCGTCACCATAGTTCGTGGCGACAACGTAATTTACATTTCACCATAAGGAAGTGGACTAGATGAGCAAGGGTACAGCATCACACGGAAAAATGGGTGACCGCAAGACCCACATCCCCTGCCGGAGATGTGGCAACCGAGCGTTTAACATCAGGAAGTCTTTCTGCGCGTCCTGCGGATATGGCAAGACAG harbors:
- the pyrC gene encoding dihydroorotase; this encodes MDLIIEGRAFYRGKLQQVCIGIDEGRIVEIKKVLAGENRIDFKDRLILPGAIDVHVHLRDPGMTQKEDFGTGTLAAAFGGVTTVFDMPNTSPPTLMAEDIVNKRETVSAKAWVDFGLFAGVDARHDPTKMNAHAVGYKIFMGSSTGSLLMTKDEDIAGALAKISSTGKVVSVHAEDDAHIVRSPEKELRDHNRNRPPHAEVSAISRLAKLHGNSRINVCHVTSREALAALTGTGFTKEATVHHMLLDDSMPLGGRGKVNPPLRSKDDRIAILDAFCKGQIDMLASDHAPHGQDEKSGDFDAAPSGVPGVETSVPIMMAMVKRGQVPLERLISAACQRPAELFRLPKGIIEVGRDADLMVIDPKRTTDIKAKNLHSKCGWTPYEGFEAIFPTAVFLRGMELVESNSLVGERKGRDVVVAGISGRS
- a CDS encoding LSM domain-containing protein, translating into MQKPLNVLNQAINSQVIVELKGNREYRGVLDGYDPHMNLVLKNAEELINHEVVRKLAVTIVRGDNVIYISP
- a CDS encoding 50S ribosomal protein L37e; the encoded protein is MSKGTASHGKMGDRKTHIPCRRCGNRAFNIRKSFCASCGYGKTARLRTYTWAKLH
- a CDS encoding YkgJ family cysteine cluster protein; the encoded protein is MSPEFQVDLSELEGRKFTCIDGCGLCCLCQPELLPNEERLFRSKFPNMVVLKNEPHRHYAMAMKKGMGSCAFLNDRRCKVYNDRPHFCREFPFHIHVGMRAQVQLDLSCRGAWVTDGEDAMTAGAKIAEDAKEAINHTLYESKRVYREFFDNCHESGIDPDPEPMQALVRERLEKMTYLPYLATVLEGSAEDEQIDLRKLRVPAELDKSAMRELESAALEGANDSLGAPNAFDAPVYCDEANRWNVFLSEHGRFEQYIIKDSGDLEHVRSVDPNAVRLLVPDESGRKVMADYLRILNNRDSIIGSTYYLVDEYDYEDYFPNVYLGVLSTSMLDMIWRASLIAHVKGTKLDGAGVREGIIYYDMDRLDGPSIGAFI